The genomic window CAGCACTCCTCACTTCCCACCGCCCGGTTCAGAGACGTATGACTGGCCTTCTAACGCCTATCACAATGGTCAGTCCTTCATCTGTGTCACTTACCCGTATTCGCAGTTCAAAGATGTTGGTAAGAAGCAAGGAAAACATTTCGTATACTGACTGATCCAGGGCAGGTCATATATTTACTATGTTGTATTGTAGGCACCCAGCTCCTGTACAACACCATCACCCCTTATGATTCCTCCATCCCGGACTCCTTTAGCAGTGACCTGGAGGACCTGAAGTCTGCGGCAATGAAGAAGGAAGTGACCAAACCACCATGGAATCGGAAAGTCACCCTCACTTCAGCTGGCGGCAAACAATTCACAAGTTTTGCCAAACATGCAAATTTTGGAGATGGTGAGATACGGTTGTATTGTAGTTAGAATCGTTGCACCTCTCCAATAAATCACagatcagcttaaaggggttgtccagcgaaaatctttttatttcaaagcaactgatatcagaaagttatatagatttgtaatttacttcttttaaaaaatctccagtcttcccacacttatcagctgctgtatgtcatgcatgaaatgttgttttattttcagtctgacacagtgctctctgctgacatctctggccgagacaggaactgtccagagaaggagatgttttctatggggatttatagaaatccgagacagagttcctgtctcagccagagatgtcagcagagatcactgtgtaagactgaaaataaaacaacatttcctgcaggacatacagcagctaataaggatGGGAAGacctggagattttttaatagaagtaaactacaaatctacataactttctgacatcagttgatttgaaagaaaaagataacccctttaaatgggagtACACCTTTTAATATAGGCAACCCGCTCCCCCCTAGCCTGGCTGCCTAGTAATGTGAAATTGTAAGCCCGTGGCATAAGAGGGGAATCTGATTCTGATGTCTGGGAGATGAAATGCTGCCTGCGCTCAGTCAATTGCATGTGCGTCTTTAAAGTGCACACACAGTTGAATGGTGCTCTCACCTAGGTCAGGGCTGCACAGCTGACAGCCAGTCCGGCACTGCTGCTTGCTCCATGGTACATTGTGGTGGCAGGTCTGGGGAACTCTGATATGAGAAATAAACAAGCAGACCGGGCCAACGCTAGGAACTCCAGTCAAACCTCGGAGTCCTTGCTCATAAGGCCTCAACCTACTAGTTCTATCCAATCAATCACACAGGACCGGCAGAAGGGGGAGAGGCACCTGGCATTGGGCCGTATAAAACGTAtcgattatcgttcaaagattAGCTATAACGATTGTtcactattgttttttttttttttgttttttttagcaaacgattctgaggttatttcattcactgattactgttatgaacgatcgttTTTATGTCGTTATATTGTCGTTTATCGTTCCTAAGGAatacccacacaacatgttttatcggcgaacgacttattacacgaacaaaaAAGCGTACGATCGGCGAACTAACattgataatttttcaacatgttgaaagaccaaaatgaacgcgCTTTCATTTGTCGTTTCATCGGTGGGTGTTATTACTCCGACAGATAATCATTCATTTCGATAGTTTTTTAGCGAATTTTTAAAcgctaattgttctgtgtaatagggccttaaattttTTGCACCTGGGGTTGGCCAGCCccctttcaccccccccccttgaacCCCCCACCCAAGCCATGCCACTGATGAAAAGTTACTATAATACGATATTACAGGATAGTGAGAGCCTCAGTAGCTGTAATCTTACAGTAAAGTGTTCTCACGCTGTGTTGTCTCCGCAGATCTGTACTCAGGATGGGTATCGGAGGAGGTGAAGTCTGACCTGTGTGTGCAGTTCTGGTTGAATTCCCGGGGCCGCCTCTTATCCAACTGCTCGCTGACATATCACACGTACAACATGGAGGAAATCTCCTTTGGCTCCGATATCCAGTTCCCATCTACCATTGACCACTCCAAGTGGTGTGTGAGCTGGTCAGACTCCCCGGGCTGGGCCTGTATTGGGGATATAAACCGGGATCTTGAGGAGATGCAGAGAGGAGGGGGCACCGTGTGCACCTCAGACCCCGACGTGTGGAAATCATTTAAAACCTTGGTGTTGCATTACAGCAAATGCATCTAATGGGGAGAAATATATTTCCTATTGTGGGCCTCACCATCCAGGGTTATTTTTATGTCATCAACTTTATTTTCTCATTTGATTATACTGATACCGAATttatatttttctatgttttaccacacaaaaaaaacactttttttcccagGGAAAAAACTAAACTTTTATACTTAGTCTACAATGTTATGTATAGCTACAAAAGATAgatatcatctgtgatgtcactatTTTCTTATAACCTATGATGTCAGCGAGTTGTGGACGTCTGCAATAAATCATCTTCTGATGTCATCTAGTAGCAGCCCCATGATATAAGTGATGACATCTCCTATCTGATGATGTCACCAGTAGGTTTACCACCGATATTTGTTGCCATCGTGTGGCAGTGATGTCATTGGATGAGTGGAGGGACTAGTTTGTGATATCATGATGTCACTATCGAGTGCTGCAAAACTCTTATATAACAACAATAAATGTGACACTTTGTGATGTCACTAGTTAGTTTTAGTGATGTCATGAGTGGCATGCTGTGATTACACCCATAGTACCAGCAGGCATTGCAGGGTAGTGGCAGACCATGATGTCCCTGGCTTGTGGGTGCACTTATGGACTTTCCTGTATGTTTGACCATGTGACCACTAATCACTACTTGCTGACAATGATGATTGATACTTATTTCTAGGATATGCAACCAACcaataaaattttcaatttttgtctgttttatgtttattttgtCTGTTTTATGGTAATTTtgtctgtttatttttttcagcCAGTGTAAACTTTTGAAATGTGTTCTCAATGTCAGACAGCTGCTGGTAAGGCGAATAAGATTATGTAAAGCTTTGGAAATTATATGAATGACAGCACTAAAGATATGTAGTAAGTATCTGTTCAGGATCAGTATGTCTGTAGGCATCTCACTTTTTTGACATAGAAATAGTATCCATACGAACCACAAGAGGGCGCCATCCCATCACCGTCTATCGCTGGTTTTGCTGAATAAGTAGGCACGTTGTGCGGCGAATCATTCCGGCCAATAATAAAGGAAACCATTGTAGAAACACCTCTGATTAAGTCTCGGTTTCGTCTATGCCCGTAGCTGATTGCAATGTGCAACTCCTTAAAATGCCATGAATGCGCTTTCACAATATCTATGGACATGTATGCGCTTTCACAATATCTATAGACGTGTATGTGCTTTCACAATATCTATTAACACACGTGTGTATACGGTTTCTCTCTCATCTGGGAGGAAGAGAACTCTCTCTTACCTGGTAAACCAGAATGTCATTGAAAGGTAGAATCTCCACTTTCAGTACTGGTTGTCTACTGAGAGGTTTAGATACAGCTCAGAGGGGTACTGTTTGTTATTAATGAGATCAGAGGTTTGAAAGCATTGTTTCATGGGAAAAAGTATGTAAATTTACTCgcctgacccccccaaaaaaagtgttttttttccagaagcAGCGCCTCTCATGTCTTCAGTTTGgttgcggtattgcagctcagtttcattgaagcagatgaaactgaattgtaataccacacatgggTACAggggtgaattgtaataccacacaaagactggttttgcaataaagtagcagtgttcttgtgggttttttttttttgtttctttttctaatcctggataaccactttaaagaggGAAAGTAAAATCcgtcatggagagagaggagcgtctTCACATAACacgtatggctgatactaatgctgctaagcctatgttaaaaaaacaacttcaggatgttggaatatgaattgatcaagccatatcgccccgtgtaccaacatgcaggtctcctggttcacacgggtccctacgctaactccacactgtgtcggtcagcgactgccaaccccgcaaagcgtgcacatgcagggaagggaggctatggaatggccctgcaaccccgatgtcacaggactagggatggtccgaacagagttcgggttcgtacgaacccccggtaatgattcccgctgtttgcccgctccgtggagcgggcggatccagcgggaggaacgcctggaaaactgggatacagccataggctgtatcccagttttccaggcgttactcctgctggatccgcccgctctacggagcgggcagacagcgggaatctgctgccgagcgttcgggtcatatgaaacccgaacctcggcaggttcggaccatccctacacaggaccaaacccaaaatgcccacCAATACACAGCCAGCACCACcacccccaaacaacacaagtatgaatatggtattacactcaccaaaactgctgcagacagaatggggaaaacatggaggtactgtcatgtgagcacagtgtatgctctgctgacttgggtcacatgggtcttgtgctgtttgggggcaacctcCTCCGCcagtggtgccggctgggtgttttttgggggggcctttttgggtctggtcctgtgacatgggggttgcagggccgttccatggcctcccttccctgcctgtgcacgcctggcgggggtggtggtcactgaccgacacagtgtggacttagtgtagggacccatgtgtatcagagacctgcacgttggtacatggggcagtgtggtttgatcaatttacacacaaacttctgatgttttttttatatgcagccgagaggcattagtgtcagccatagatgtgaggtgcagcgcttctttctATCCTGGATCGAAAGAGGAAAAgtatttaaagcgaatctgtcactgggtttatgccaccttaaatgagggcagcataaactagtgacagaaatgctgaacagatgtattatttaggctgagttcacactagattttgcaatccgtttttttttcatccattttaattcattgacttccattattaaaaaaaggataaaaacgcatcttttttttttttacgtacacaataAAGAAGCtgattttatttttgtatacGTTTTGCCAAAATGTAGTTTGAACCCATccttacataattttgttcatctgttctcctaatatgaaggagaataggattctggccacacccctccccccgccctccagctgctgattgtctgGTGACTGCctatatatacagcatggatagataacagtcaatcagcagctggtggacagagttttctgctcctcatgaatatccaggactactgagcacatgcacataatggagaggactacttattgtgcttagtattcaggaggagatctctggatcagccacacagaacaatgtaagtgatacatcattctgttcagcttctctgtcactagtttatgctaccctgagataagacagcagaaacctactgacagagtctctttaatacaAGCCAAGCAAGAGTCTCCTTCACAAGGCAGAGTCGCCAATCTTGCCCCTTCATAGTACAGGAAATTCCTtcgggcccccatacacatttagAGAAAAGTTGGCAAACCCACTGATTTTAGattggtattacaactccatttacttcaatggaactgagctgccataccacacccaaactgcagAAAAGAGAGgtgctggaagaaagcggccatgttttcctaagcttTGACAGTTGGAAGTTGTGgtggcatgattggagttgtagttttgccccaGGTTAGGGATCAGTCTGGCAAATACCAGTAAATGTCCCCTCCATAGTTGACAACAAGGTAAGTAacaagctgagggcactcaccggatTGTAGCTATACTTCTTTTTATTCAGCATACAGTATGTTAAAACCTTCAGTGGCACATGTCATTATTCAGCAGACGCCAAACCTCTTCACATGCATAACACAAACATGACAGCCATTTCGCGTGCATACATGCTTCATCAAATCTGATCTGATGAAGCgcacatgcgcgcgaaatggccgtcgTGTTTGTGTTATGCATGTGAAGAGGTTTGGCGTCTGCTGAATAATGACATGTGCCACTGAAGTTTTTAACATATGCTGAAATAAAGAAGTTTCGCTACGATctagtgagtgccctcagctttttacTGAACTCGTACGTACAATATGTCTATTTAAGAGGTGCACATCCAATGCGATTTGTGCAGTCTTAAGGTCCTATAGCGCACAGAAACACAATTGAACAGACTAataggagtagtgccggtgatatTCTAAGACTTTGTGGCCCTCCATAGTTAATAGATGGGTGCGGCTTTCACTTTGCACTTTTAGGACATGTTCCAAAAATGTTAGCAATTTTTATAGCAGTATATAATGTTCATGCGGTCACATTCATCCTGTTTTATCGGAATCACCCCATGTGAAATCCTTGCTTCACCCCGAGTGACTTTCACATGGGAGAATCCCTGCAAAGTGGAAGGCGGGCGCCTCTGCCAGCTCTTTACTATTCCCTCATATTGTTCTCAATTATCCTGATAACACGTCTGATTAATGTGTAGCCTCGGATTACCTGAGACGGGAAAGACAGCGGCAGCACCCGTATATTTACCAGGCAAATTACCTGGCACGTACAACCGCAACCCCCCGCCCAACCGCTGTGTCCCTCATCATGATAATGTTATCTGATATAGCAATTCATGTCACTGAATGTTCTGTGTTATGACTAATGGCGGTATATCAAAGACACTAAGCGGACTAACAGTGACTGATTACCTGCTTTATAGATCCATAGTCacacaatattatagtagttatattcctgtacatagtaggcagtattatagtagttatattcttgtatataggggcagtattatagaagttatattcttgtatataggagcagtattatagtagttatagtagttatagtagtatatatgggtttagcgtagggacccgtgtggaccagaggacctgcgcggtggtacacggggcaatatggtttgatcaattcatatacagacactctggtgttgatttttaatataggcctggcggcattagtatcagccatagatgggatgtgcagccgttccattctctccagttcgtattatagtagttatattcttgtatataggagcagtattatagaagttatattcttgtatataggagcagtattatagtagttatattcttgtatataggagcagtattatagaagttatattcttgtatataggagcagtattatagtagttatattcttgtatataggagcggtattatagtagttacatccctgtatataggagacagtattatagtagttatattcttgtatataggagcagtattatagtagttatattcctgtatataggagcagtattatagaagttatattcctgtatataggggcagtattatagtacttatattcctgtataaaggagcagtattatagtagttatatccctgtatataggagcagtattatagtagttatattcctgtatataggagacagtattatagtagttatattcttgtatataggagcagtattatagtagttatgaacaaggatcaagaaacagagtctcgcactcaccggactgaagatgcaagtggtttatttccgatacatcagagtaggctaggcggggagaggggagatggtgaagcaggtgtgttcagcaggagcaacaaaatgtttcacgcctacagaggcgcttcgtcgggctaggaattatagtagttatattcttgtatataggagcagtattatagtagttatattcctgtatataggggcagtattatagtagttatatttctgtatataagagcagtattatagtagttatatttctgtatataagagcagtattatagtagttatattctagtatcaTAAGCACAATAAAGCATAGGATACATATTCTATCCTAATGCATGATGGGAGGGGAATACAGACGGACATACCATAAGTCAGGAATGCCCATCATATAATATGTATTCACAACATAACTCGGGAGGATTACTGCACTATTCATATGACATGTGACGTTGCTTTCTAAGTGGATTTATAGAAATGTATGCACAATTGAGTGTCGGGATTCACATTTTATTGCCGTCTATCCCCATAATGATTTAACATCCAGTTCTCCCTTAGGTGAAGGGTTCCTTTGGGGTCACCACTAGCGCTTGTCTTCACATGTACAGACGTATCCTTAGAGGTAGTGTACGAGGGGTAAGCAGCCTCCATGGGGTTAAGCTGCTTTGGTTCAGAGTCAATGCGGCGCTGTACAAGTTGTGATGTCCTGCTTGAtcactctgtgtgtgtgtctgcagacAGCTACGTGCAGACTGTCAGTTTTACATTAACAAGCTCTGGGCCTGTGTCCAGACGGGCGTTTGAGGACAAGGAAGTATAAGGAGGTGGCACAGCCATTACTATATCTGCCAGTTGTTTACATCGATCCAACTGCCTGCCTACCCGTCACCGCACAAGCTGGATACTGTGTGAATGGAACAGACGAGTCTACGTCCTGTGTCGGAGGGACGGAGAAGTCTCCAACGTTTTGTTTCCAATAACATTGTGTCTAAGCTACTTGTACTGCAATACACTGGTACTTCAGAGCAGACGCCACTTGGTGTCTCCTGGAGCTGCCGCCGCTCGCACCGGGGCGAGGTTGGAGGTTCTCCGAGCTCGGAGAATATTCCAAGCCAGGATCACTGTTTGTGTTGTACAGTATGTCAGCTGACTTTGGCTCCACCAATCACTTGTGACTTAATGGACACCAAGAATGGCGTTACACAGCCGCCAGGAATGCTAGCAGTTTTTCTGCTGCCAAAAATATAGCGCTCAGTCACTCCCATACTGTACTGAGAGTGGAACATGCCTCTCTGTACTCATCAGATCCTTAAAAGAACCTCAGTATTCTCATACCACTGCCGCTCCGTGCTCCTgtccataggaggcagtattatagtagttatataataTAGTTATATTAAGAAAGAaacaggtgccggcactgtctgaatactgctcaaacagtggctgtgcgctggagtcggataAGGGGCTTAAAAGGTGCACTGATCAATGGCCGCGGTGCTCaaacagagacaagggcagtacgatgtgtataggtagaaaaaagtccaagcactcaccggatgaaatgatctctttgtgcgtttattcagacatcacaggaagGGAGCGATGACCAgagtgcgggagcgtgtagcagacaactgtttcgcgcctcagtgCTTTGtcaagacttgacaaagcgctgaggcgcgaaacagttgtctgctacacgctcccgctcCCTggtcaccgctccctccctgtgatgtctgaataaacgatTCAGAGAGAAATAGAGATAATTTCAtctggtgagtgcttggactttttTCTACCTATACACATtacagtggttatattcttgtatataggggcagtattatagtagttatattcttgtatatagggggcagtattatagtagttatattcttgtatataggagcagtattatagtagttataaaatgcggttcagggaagaaaaaagagcgctgcacctcacacctatggctgatactagtgcccctaggctaaataaaaaaacacatcagaattttgtgtatgaattgatcaagccatactgccccatgtaccatcgtgcaggtatctgatacacatgggtccctacactaagtccacaccgtgccagtcagtggccaccaaccccgcagacttagtgtagggacccatgtgtatcagatacctgcacaatggtacatggggcagtgtggcttgatcaattcatatacaaaattctgatgtgttttttatttagcctaggggcactagtatcagccataggtgtgaggtgcagcgctcttttttcttccctgaaccgcattttgtttctctcttttctccgtgttttgcactcctcctggtgagacccacatgaccgcaattagcaggagacacctgagtgcacatggttttaatccctcctgtcttttcccattctgtttgcagcagctatggtgagcgcaatacctcatccagacttgtgctgtttgggggcgaccttctccgccggcggtgctggccgggttctggtgtggtgtttttgggtctggtcctgtggcatgggggtcgcagggccgtcccatggcccccgttccctgactgtgcacgcctgcggggttggtggccactgactggcacggtggggacttagtgtagggacccatgtgtatcagataccggcacgaggtacatggggcagtatggcttgatcaattcatacacaaaattctgatgtgttttttatttagcctaggggcactagtatcagccataggtgtgaggtgcagcgctcttttttcttccctgaaccgcattatagtagttatattcttgtatataggtgcagtattatagtagttatggaaactggagagaaaggaacggctacacatcccatctatggctgatactaatgccgctaggcctatattaaaaatcaacaccagagtgtctgtatatgatttgatcaagccataatagccccgtgtaccaccgtgcaggtcctctggttcacacgggtccctacgctaactccacaccgtgtcggtcagcgaccgccacccccgcaaagcgtgcacatgtagggaaggggggccatggaatggccctgcaacccctatgtcacaggaccaaacccaaatagccccaccagaacccggccagcaccactggcggggcaggctgcccccaaacgacacaagtatggatatggtattacactcaccaaaactgctgcagacaggatgggaaaaacatggaggtactgacatgtgagcacaggcatatcctgctaattttggtcatgtgggtcttatgaaggagtgcgagctgttcagagagggagaactgtaaaacacggaaactggagagaaaggaacggctgcacatcccatctatggatgatactaatgccgctaggcctatattaaaaatcaacaccagagtgtctgtatatgatttgatcaagccataatagccccgtgtaccacatgcaggtcctctggttcacacgggtccctacgctggtgttgatttttaatataggcctagcggcattagtatcagccatagatgggatgtgcagccgttcctttctctccagtttccgtattatagtagttatattcttgtatatagaagcagtatcatagtagttaaattcttgtatattggagcagtattatagtagttatattcttgtatataggagcagtatcatagtagttatacaaAACTAGAGAGAAAGAAGTGCTGcacttcacacctatggctgacactaatgcctctcagctatatttaaaaaccaatgccagaatgttggcatatcatttgatcaaaccatagtgcctcatgtacctcgtgcaggtgatctggcccacatgagtccctacgtcAGCGACCGCCAAATCTGCAAAGCAAGAGACAACAGGTGAGGGGGTGGCCACAGAATGGCCGTACAACCCTACGGTCACAGGACCAAACTGTGGGGTTGCagtgtgtgaggtgcagcagctactttttctctagttttgtattttgtatgttctcccctttctgagcggctagcactcctccttgtaagacccatgtgaccccagacagcaggaagcacctgtgcacatatggtaagtacctcctctttctcccattctacatCCGGTGCATTGGAGGGTAgcaacaccttgttcacacttgtgttgcttggcggctgCCTTCTCCGCCCGTGGCACTTGCGGGGtgtgggggggcccttggggtttggtcctgttacaatggggttgcagggccattctgtggcccccctttCCTGCTTGCACTTACTTTGCGGGGtttgcggtcgctgaccgacacagtgtgcagTTAgggtagggactcatgtgggccagaagacctgcatgtggcacatgaggcaatatagtttgatc from Dendropsophus ebraccatus isolate aDenEbr1 chromosome 1, aDenEbr1.pat, whole genome shotgun sequence includes these protein-coding regions:
- the DNASE2 gene encoding deoxyribonuclease-2-alpha isoform X3, whose product is MTLQALLSLLLPGLCSAAISCYGDHGQPVDWFIVYKLPRQDHSPEAGIKYMYQDSDSRGWVQGAALMNSTDCAVGQTLSQLYKSSESKNVAYVLYNDQPPVKMSNAVRGHTKGVVLLDKTQGFWLVHSTPHFPPPGSETYDWPSNAYHNGQSFICVTYPYSQFKDVGTQLLYNTITPYDSSIPDSFSSDLEDLKSAAMKKEVTKPPWNRKVTLTSAGGKQFTSFAKHANFGDDLYSGWVSEEVKSDLCVQFWLNSRGRLLSNCSLTYHTYNMEEISFGSDIQFPSTIDHSKWCVSWSDSPGWACIGDINRDLEEMQRGGGTVCTSDPDVWKSFKTLVLHYSKCI
- the DNASE2 gene encoding deoxyribonuclease-2-alpha isoform X1, translated to MICAVMASGGLHGGVQLQDNGKSSGHKMTLQALLSLLLPGLCSAAISCYGDHGQPVDWFIVYKLPRQDHSPEAGIKYMYQDSDSRGWVQGAALMNSTDCAVGQTLSQLYKSSESKNVAYVLYNDQPPVKMSNAVRGHTKGVVLLDKTQGFWLVHSTPHFPPPGSETYDWPSNAYHNGQSFICVTYPYSQFKDVGTQLLYNTITPYDSSIPDSFSSDLEDLKSAAMKKEVTKPPWNRKVTLTSAGGKQFTSFAKHANFGDDLYSGWVSEEVKSDLCVQFWLNSRGRLLSNCSLTYHTYNMEEISFGSDIQFPSTIDHSKWCVSWSDSPGWACIGDINRDLEEMQRGGGTVCTSDPDVWKSFKTLVLHYSKCI
- the DNASE2 gene encoding deoxyribonuclease-2-alpha isoform X2, which gives rise to MICAVMASGGLHGGVQLQDNESSGHKMTLQALLSLLLPGLCSAAISCYGDHGQPVDWFIVYKLPRQDHSPEAGIKYMYQDSDSRGWVQGAALMNSTDCAVGQTLSQLYKSSESKNVAYVLYNDQPPVKMSNAVRGHTKGVVLLDKTQGFWLVHSTPHFPPPGSETYDWPSNAYHNGQSFICVTYPYSQFKDVGTQLLYNTITPYDSSIPDSFSSDLEDLKSAAMKKEVTKPPWNRKVTLTSAGGKQFTSFAKHANFGDDLYSGWVSEEVKSDLCVQFWLNSRGRLLSNCSLTYHTYNMEEISFGSDIQFPSTIDHSKWCVSWSDSPGWACIGDINRDLEEMQRGGGTVCTSDPDVWKSFKTLVLHYSKCI